The stretch of DNA ATGGATACTGAGCTAAAATCATTATGGGAAAAAACATTAAATATTATAAAAGGTGAAATGAGTGAAGTTAGTTTTAATACTTGGATCAAAAGTTGCGAACCAATTTCTATGTCTTCCCACGAAATAAAAATCAGTGTTCCTAATTCTTTTACCCAAGATATTTTAGAGAAAAGATATAAAGATTTAGTTGTAAACTCTATTGAAGCTGCTTGCTCTAAATTATATAAGGTAGAATTTTTAATAGAATCTGATCTTCAAGAAGCTGAAGAAGAAGTTGAAGTAAAAAAAGCAAATGTAAAAAATACATCATCTGTTACTGTAAATGATGAAATGTCTTGTACATTAAATCCAAAGTATACTTTTGATTCATTTGTAATCGGTAATAGTAATAGATTTGCTCATGCCGCGTCATTAGCAGTTGCTGAATCTCCAGCTAAAGCATATAATCCGCTTTTTATTTATGGAGGAGTTGGTCTTGGTAAGACTCACTTAATGCATGCGATAGGTCATTATATACAACAGAATAATTCAAATGCTAAAGTTGCATACGTATCATCTGAAAAATTTACAAATGAACTTATCAATGCAATTAAAGATGATAAAAATGAAGAATTTAGAACAAGATACAGAAATGTTGACGTTCTTTTAATAGATGATATTCAATTTATTGCTGGAAAAGAAAGAACTCAAGAAGAATTTTTCCATACTTTTAATGCTCTTCATGATGCAAATAAGCAAATTATTCTATCATCAGATAGACCACCAAAAGAAATTCCAACTTTAGAAGATAGACTTAGATCTAGATTCGAATGGGGTCTTATTGCTGATATTCAAGCTCCAGACTTTGAAACAAGAATGGCTATTTTAAAGAAAAAAGCTGATGTAGAAAAGCTTAATGTTGCAAATGAAGTTATGGTTTATATAGCGACAAAAATTAAATCAAATATCAGAGAATTAGAAGGTGCTTTAATAAGAATAGTAGCTTACTCTTCTTTAACTAATAGGGATATTACAGTAGATTTAGCTACTGAAGCGTTAAAAGACATTATTTCAAATAAACAAAATAAAAATATTACAATAGATGTAATTCAAGATGTAGTTTCTGGATACTTTAATCTAAGAGTAGAAGATTTAAAGTCTCAAAGAAGAACTAGGAATGTATCGTATCCTAGACAAATAGCTATGTACTTAAGTAGAAAACTTACAGATATGTCTTTACCTAAAATTGGTGAAGAATTTGGGGGTAGAGATCATACTACTGTAATTCATGCTTACGAAAAGATTTCTGATAGTTTAAATACAGATGAAAGTCTACAACATACAGTAAATGATATAACAAAGAAACTCACTCAAAATTAATCAACAAATGTACATAACTTTATAGAATTATGTGTGGATAACTTTTCGAAAGCATATTGCTTGTTATTAATGTGGATAACGTATTGTTTTTTTGCTCTACTTATCCACAATATTTTTTTATAAAAAATCTAATGATTATAAGGGCTGAGAGTACTTTTCCACATATCCACAGCCCCTACTACTATTATTATTAATATATATATCTATATTATCTTATTTAGTATACTAATCATTGTTTATAACTTAGGAGGTATTTTATGATTTTTATATGTGAAAAACAAAAATTACAAGAAGCTATTTCTATAGCAACTAAAGCTATAACTGGAAAAACAACAATGCCTATCTTAGAAGGTATATATATATGTGCAACTAAACATGGTTTAACTTTAATTGGTTCAGATATGGACGTATCTATAGAAACTAAATTAATAGCAGATGTTTTAGAAGAAGGTAAAATCGTTATTGATGCTAAGATTTTTAGTGAAATAATAAGAAAGTTACCAAATTCAGAAGTAAAAATAGAAACATTAGAAAATAATATAATACAAATAACTTGTGAGAAGTCAGTATTTAACTTAGTTTATATGAATGGAGAAGACTATCCATCTTTACCAAGTATAAATGAAAATTTAACAGTTGAAGTTCCACAAAACATATTAAAAAATATGATAAAAGGAACTGCTTTTGCTATAGCTCAAGATGAAACTAGACCAATTCTTCAAGGTATTCTTTTTGAAGTTAAAAACAAAACTCTTAATTTAGTTGCATTAGATGGATATAGATTAGCTGTTAAAAGTGAATTTTTAGATAATGATAACGAAATAGAAGTTGTTATACCTGGAAAAACATTAAATGAAGTTTCAAAAATACTAGAAGATATATCAGATATAGTTAAAATAACATTTACGAACAATCATATTTTATTTAATTTGAATGATACAAAAGTTATTTCTAGATTATTAGATGGAAAATTTGTTAACTATGAATCACTTTTACCTCAAGAATATAAAATACTTGTAAATGTTAATAAACAAAAATTACAAAATTGTATTGAAAGAGCATCTCTTATGGCTAAGGACGGAAATAGTAATTTAATAAAATTAGATGTTCAAGAGGATACGTTAATTATCACATCTAATTCTCAATTGGGAAAAGTAAGGGAAGAAGTTTCGATAAATCTGCAAGGTGAAGATATTCAAATTGCATTTAATTCAAGATATTTATTAGATGTTCTTAAAACTATGGAAGATGATGAAGTAGTTATGCAAATGACTTCAAGTGTAAGTCCTTGTGTTATAAAAGGAAAAAATATGGAAAATGCTAAATACTTAGTTTTACCTGTAAGATTAATAAGATAGAGATGGAGGTGTAAATTAGTGAATAAAATTAGAATAAATATTCACTGATTAGTTAGATATGCAAGAAATAAAAATAAATACTGAGTTTATAAAATTAGATTCATTTTTAAAATGGTGTGGAGTTGCTTCTTTAGGATCAGAAGCTAAAATTTATGTTCTAGAAGAAATGGTTAAAGTAAATGGTGAAGTTTGTACCCAAAGAGGAAAAAAAATTAGACCTGGAGATATAGTAGAATTTGAAGGAGCAGAATATAAGGTTATATAGTTGATTAATCTTATTATTACTTAAAAATTTTCTATAATCACTTTTTACTCATCTAACTATGATATAATTAAATAGGTGTTAAAAATGTATATTAAAAGACTACAAATGTTGAATTATAGAAACTATAAAGCACTAGATATTGATCTTGGAAAATATGTAAATGTATTTATGGGTGACAATGCTCAAGGAAAAACTAATATACTAGAAGCTATGTATTATTGTGCATTTGCCAAATCACATAGAACTTCTAGGGATAGAGAACTTTTAAATTGGGATAGCTCGAATGCATATGTAAGTCTTACTGTAGGTAAAGATAGATTAGATAAAAAAATAGATATAACTATTTTAAAAGACGGTAAGAAGGCAATAAGAATAAATAAAGTTAAAGTTACAAAAATAGGAGAACTATTTGGAAACTTTAATGTAGTTATGTTTTCACCAGAGGATTTAAAAATAATAAAAGATTCGCCAGGAATAAGGCGAAAATTTATGGATATGGAATTATGCCAATTAAATTCAAAATATTATTATAATCTAGTTCAATATAATAAGGTTTTAAATGAACGGAATATAATTTTAAAAAATAAAAGAATAGATGAAGAAATATTAGATATTTATGATATACAATTGGCAAATTATGGTCATAATATAATAATAGAACGACTTAAGTATATAGAGAAATTAAATCTTTACGGAAAAAGTATACATAAGGATATATCCTCTGGTAAGGAAGACATTGAGTTTAAATATATAACTTTAATAAAAAATTTAGAGAACGTAAAAGCTGATTTCTATGAACTATTAAAGAAAAACAGAAAAAAGGACATAGAAAGAAGAATAACTAGCGTTGGACCGCATAGAGATGATTTTTCAACTCTTATAAATGGTGTAGATACAAAGAGTTTTGGATCTCAAGGACAGCAAAGGTCAGCTGTGTTAACAATAAAATTTGCATCTTTAAAAATAATAAAAGAGTTAACTTCAGAATACCCTGTTCTTTTACTAGATGATGTATTATCTGAATTAGATTTTAGTAGGAAAAGATATATTCTTAAGACTATTGGCGAAATTCAAACTGTAATAACTTGTACAGGGATAGAGGATTTAACAGATTATTTAGATGAAAATTCTAAGGTTTTTAAAGTTAAAAATGGAGAAATCCTAAACTAGCAAGGAGGAATTCATATGTTTTTACATTTAGGAGAAAATGTAGTAGTTCCTATTAAAGACGTAATAGGGATTTTTGATTTACAAACGACTATGTATAGCTCTGATACAAGTGCATTCTTAAGAATGGCAGAAGAAGATGGATTTGTAGAGAAGATATCTAAAGAGAAACCAAAGTCTTTTGTTATAGCGGAAGTGAATAAAATGAGCAAGATATATTTATCACCAATATCATCTTCAACTTTAACCAAAAGAACAAATATAGATTATAATCCATAAGTCCAATATTTAAACCTTCAATGTGATTATAATAAAATATGTGATTTTAGGAGGAAATTATGTTGGAACAAAATAAACAAAATTATGATGAAAGTCAGATACAGGTTCTTGAAGGATTAGAAGCAGTTAGAAAAAGACCTGGAATGTATATAGGAAGTACAAGTTCTAGAGGATTACATCACTTAGTTTATGAAATAGTAGATAATAGTATTGATGAAGCACTAGCTGGATTCTGTAAAAATATAGAAGTTACCATAAATGAGGATAACTCTATAACAGTAATAGATGATGGTAGAGGTATGCCTACAGGAATACACCCTAAAATGGGAAAATCAACTGTAGAAGTAATTATGACTGTATTACATGCTGGTGGTAAATTCGGTGGAGGAGGATACAAAGTATCTGGTGGTCTTCATGGGGTTGGTGCATCTGTTGTAAATGCATTATCAGAGTGGTGTGAAGTTACTGTAAAAAGAGAAGGCGCTATATGGCAACAAAAATACTCAAGAGGAAATGTTTTAAGTGAGTTATCTAAAATAGGAGAATCTGATGAACATGGTACACAAGTAAAGTTTAAACCAGATTTAGAAATATTCGAAGAAACGGAATATGATTTTGATATTTTATCAAATAGATTAAGAGAGTTAGCTTTTTTAAATAAAGGAATAAGCATAACACTTAAAGATAAGAGAGAAGATGAAGAAAGAGTAGAAAATTATCTTTATGAAGGTGGAATAAAAGAATTTGTTTTATATCTTAATAGGAATAAAGAAGTTCTTCATCCAGAACCAATCTATGTTGAAGGTGAAAAAGATGGAATTATAGCGGAAATATCACTTCAATATAACGATGGATATAGTGAAAATTTATATTCATTTGCTAATAACATAGACACAATAGAAGGTGGGACTCACTTAGCTGGTTTTAAAACTGCTTTAACAAGAGTAATAAATGATTATGCTAAGAAGTTTGGTCATATAAAAGAAAATGATAAAAACCTTTCAGGAGATGATATTAGAGAAGGGTTGACTGCAGTTGTATCTATAAAGATATCAGAACCACAATTTGAAGGTCAAACAAAAACAAAGTTAGGTAATTCAGAAGTAAGAGGTATTGTTGATTCTATATTAGCAGAGGGAGCTTCAGTATTCTTAGAAGAGAATCCTAACGTTGGTAAGATTATAATAGAAAAGGCTTTAATGGCAGCTAGAGCTAGAGATGCAGCAAGAAAAGCAAGAGAATTAACAAGAAAATCAGTATTAGAACGTTCATCATTACCTGGGAAATTAGCAGATTGTTCATCTAAAGATCCTATGGAATGTGAAATTTATATAGTCGAAGGGGATTCAGCGGGTGGTTCAGCTAAGCAAGGAAGAGATAGAAAATTCCAAGCTATTTTACCTCTAAAGGGTAAAATAATGAACGTTGAAAAACAAAGATTAGATAAGATACTTAATTCTGACTCTATAAGATCAATGGTTACAGCTTTTGGAGCTGGAATAGGAAAAGACTTTGATTTAGAAAAGATAAGATACAATAGAATAATAATAATGACAGATGCTGATGTAGATGGAGCTCATATAAGAACATTATTATTAACATTCTTCTATAGATATATGAGAGAGTTATTAGAACAAGGGCACGTTTATATAGCACAACCACCACTTTATCAAGTTAAGAAGAACAAAAAGGAATACTATGCTTATTCTGATCAAGAACTTGAAAAGCTGTTAATTGAAGTTGGAGGTAAGGATAACTCAACTAATATTCAAAGATACAAAGGTCTTGGAGAAATGAATGCTACTCAATTATGGGAAACAACAATGGATCCAGAAAGAAGAGTTTTATTAAAGGCAACAATAGAAGATGCTATAGCAGCAGATGAAATATTCACTATTCTAATGGGTGATAAAGTTGAACCAAGAAGAGAATTTATTACAAAAAATGCTAAGAAAGTAAGCAATTTAGATATTTAGTACTAGAACGAGGTGAAGTACATGAGTTTAAACGAGGGAAAAGTTATACCTGTTGATATAAATAGGGAAATGAAAAAGTGTTATATAGATTATGCTATGAGTGTTATAGTTGGTCGTGCATTACCAGATGTTAGAGATGGACTAAAACCTGTTCATAGAAGAATACTTTATTCTATGCAAGAATTAGGATTATCTCCAGAAAAGGGATATAGAAAATGTGCAAGAATAGTAGGGGAAGTTTTAGGTAAATATCATCCACATGGTGATTCATCAGTGTATGATGCACTTGTAAGAATGGCTCAAGATTTTTCAATGAGATATATGTTAGTAGATGGACATGGAAACTTTGGGTCTGTAGATGGTGATAATGCAGCTGCAATGAGATATACAGAAGCAAAGATGAATAAAATTGCGGCTGAGATGCTAAGAGATATAAATAAAGATACTGTTAATTTTATTCCTAACTTTGATGGCGAAGAAAAAGAACCAGAAGTATTACCATCAAGATATCCAAATCTTTTAGTTAATGGATCTTCAGGTATAGCCGTTGGTATGGCTACTAATATACCACCTCATAACTTAGGTGAAGTTATAGATGGTACTATAATGCTTATAGATAATCCAGAAACTACAGTATTAGAATTAATGACTTTAATTAAAGGACCAGATTTCCCAACTGGAGCAACTATAATGGGTAAGGCTGGGATAAGAGCAGCTTATGAAACTGGTAAAGGTAGAATAGTTGTTAGAGCAAAGGCTGAAATAGAAGAAGAAAATAATAGACACAAGATAGTGGTTACTGAAATACCATATCAAGTAAATAAAGCTAAACTTATAGAAAATATAGCTGATTTAGTTAAAGATAAAAAGATAGTTGGAATATCAGATTTAAGAGATGAATCTGATAGAGAAGGTATGAGAATAGTAATAGAGCTTAAAAAAGATGCTAATCCAAATGTAGTATTAAATCTTTTATATAAGCATACTAAAATGCAAGATACTTTCGGTGTTATAATGTTAGCTCTAGTTAACAACGAACCACAAATACTAAATTTAAAGCAAGTATTAGATAACTACATAACATTCCAAAAAGAAGTTATTACAAGAAGAACTACATTCGAGTTAAATAAGGCTGAAGCAAGAGCTCATATCTTAGAAGGGTTAAGAATAGCACTTGATAATATTGATGAAGTAATTAGCATAATTAGAAGTTCAAAAACTTCAGAGATTGCTAAAAATACATTAATAGAGAGATTTGATTTAAGTGATAAGCAAGCTACTGCTATCTTAGAAATGAGACTAAGAAGACTTACTGGTCTTGAAAGAGATAAGATTGAAGAAGAGTATGCGGAACTTATGAAGTTAATAGATTATTTAAACTCAATACTTGCAAGTGAAGAAAAACTTTTAAGTGTAATTAAAGATGAATTATTACAAATAAAGGCTAAATACAATGATGAAAGACGAACTTCAATTGAAAAAGTTGTAAATGAAATAGATATTGAAGATCTTATTCAAGAAGAAGAAGTTGTTGTTACATTAACTCATACAGGATATATAAAGAGAATATCAGCTGATACTTATTCTGCTCAAAGAAGAGGGGGAAGAGGTATTCAAGCTATGTCTACAAAAGAAGATGACTTCGTAGAACATGTTAATATAACTTCAACTCATTCAGATGTATTATTCTTTACAAATAGAGGAAGAGTATACAAGTTAAGAGCATATGAAATTCCTGATGCAGGAAGAACTGCAAAAGGAACTAATATTATAAATCTAATAGCTATAGAACAAGACGAGAGAATTGAGACTGTGTTAACAGTTAGAGATGATGTTAGTGATGGATTCTTATTTATGGGTACAAAACAAGGATTAGTTAAGAAAACTCCATTATCTGATTTCAAAAATCTTAGAAAGAATGGATTAATAGCTATAAATTTAAGAGATGGAGATGAATTACTTAAGGTTAAAGTTACTAGAGGAGATGCAGATATAATAATTGCAACTCAAGATGGTAATGCTATTAAGTTCAATGAGCAAGATGTAAGACCAATGGGTAGAACAGCAGCAGGAGTTAAATCTATAAATCTTAGAGAAGATGATGTAGCTGTGTGTATGGATATAGCTGTAGAAGGTGAAGATCTATTAGTTATAAGTGAAAATGGATTTGGTAAGAGAACACCTGTTAGTGAATATAAGAGACAAAAAAGAGGTGGAACAGGTCTTATAACTTATAAAATAAGTGAAAAGACTGGTAAGTTAGTTGGAGCTACAGTATGTAAGGTTGAAGATGAGTTAATGCTTATAAATACAAGTGGAGTAGCTATAAGAATAAATGTTTTAGATATATCAGTAACAAGTAGGTCTGCTATGGGCGTAACACTTATGAGAACTAGTGAAGAAGAACAGGTTGTAGCTATAGCTAAAATAACAGGTGGCGATGAAGAAAAGGACGTTCAAATTTCAATGGATGAAAATAATAGCGAAGTCGCAGTAGAGACATCAGAAGCTGTTTTAGATGGAAATAAGGAAATTGACAATAATCTTAATGAGCTTATTGAAAGATCTGAAGAAGATAACTAATATGAGTATATATGTGCAAGGGTTGTATGTATAGGCCACAATATATAACAATAAGTTAATAAAGAGAGATGTAATGAATAGAATTATTCTATATACATTACATCTTTTTTTATTTAATAAATTTAAAATAAATCTCAATATAGTGGGTTTTTTATAGAAAATTTATGGTTAAAGCATAAAAAAAGAGGTTTTTAAATTGATATTAAAGTAAAAAACACATACTAATTGCAGTAACCTTAACCACGTGTATCATAAATAGAAAAACTAAGTAAAAATAAGAAAAATTAAGTAAAATAAAAATAAATTCATTTAAACAACATGAAAGACGAAAACAGATTTTGTTTTAGATGGTAAGATAAATCTCGTCGCTGAGAGATGCGGCAACAAATTGAAAACAACTTAGAAAATAAATTTTAAAAAAGTTGTTGACAATAACAAAAACAAATGATAAG from Clostridium chauvoei encodes:
- the dnaA gene encoding chromosomal replication initiator protein DnaA, translated to MDTELKSLWEKTLNIIKGEMSEVSFNTWIKSCEPISMSSHEIKISVPNSFTQDILEKRYKDLVVNSIEAACSKLYKVEFLIESDLQEAEEEVEVKKANVKNTSSVTVNDEMSCTLNPKYTFDSFVIGNSNRFAHAASLAVAESPAKAYNPLFIYGGVGLGKTHLMHAIGHYIQQNNSNAKVAYVSSEKFTNELINAIKDDKNEEFRTRYRNVDVLLIDDIQFIAGKERTQEEFFHTFNALHDANKQIILSSDRPPKEIPTLEDRLRSRFEWGLIADIQAPDFETRMAILKKKADVEKLNVANEVMVYIATKIKSNIRELEGALIRIVAYSSLTNRDITVDLATEALKDIISNKQNKNITIDVIQDVVSGYFNLRVEDLKSQRRTRNVSYPRQIAMYLSRKLTDMSLPKIGEEFGGRDHTTVIHAYEKISDSLNTDESLQHTVNDITKKLTQN
- the dnaN gene encoding DNA polymerase III subunit beta; its protein translation is MIFICEKQKLQEAISIATKAITGKTTMPILEGIYICATKHGLTLIGSDMDVSIETKLIADVLEEGKIVIDAKIFSEIIRKLPNSEVKIETLENNIIQITCEKSVFNLVYMNGEDYPSLPSINENLTVEVPQNILKNMIKGTAFAIAQDETRPILQGILFEVKNKTLNLVALDGYRLAVKSEFLDNDNEIEVVIPGKTLNEVSKILEDISDIVKITFTNNHILFNLNDTKVISRLLDGKFVNYESLLPQEYKILVNVNKQKLQNCIERASLMAKDGNSNLIKLDVQEDTLIITSNSQLGKVREEVSINLQGEDIQIAFNSRYLLDVLKTMEDDEVVMQMTSSVSPCVIKGKNMENAKYLVLPVRLIR
- the yaaA gene encoding S4 domain-containing protein YaaA translates to MQEIKINTEFIKLDSFLKWCGVASLGSEAKIYVLEEMVKVNGEVCTQRGKKIRPGDIVEFEGAEYKVI
- the recF gene encoding DNA replication/repair protein RecF (All proteins in this family for which functions are known are DNA-binding proteins that assist the filamentation of RecA onto DNA for the initiation of recombination or recombinational repair.); translated protein: MYIKRLQMLNYRNYKALDIDLGKYVNVFMGDNAQGKTNILEAMYYCAFAKSHRTSRDRELLNWDSSNAYVSLTVGKDRLDKKIDITILKDGKKAIRINKVKVTKIGELFGNFNVVMFSPEDLKIIKDSPGIRRKFMDMELCQLNSKYYYNLVQYNKVLNERNIILKNKRIDEEILDIYDIQLANYGHNIIIERLKYIEKLNLYGKSIHKDISSGKEDIEFKYITLIKNLENVKADFYELLKKNRKKDIERRITSVGPHRDDFSTLINGVDTKSFGSQGQQRSAVLTIKFASLKIIKELTSEYPVLLLDDVLSELDFSRKRYILKTIGEIQTVITCTGIEDLTDYLDENSKVFKVKNGEILN
- the remB gene encoding extracellular matrix regulator RemB — translated: MFLHLGENVVVPIKDVIGIFDLQTTMYSSDTSAFLRMAEEDGFVEKISKEKPKSFVIAEVNKMSKIYLSPISSSTLTKRTNIDYNP
- the gyrB gene encoding DNA topoisomerase (ATP-hydrolyzing) subunit B, whose protein sequence is MLEQNKQNYDESQIQVLEGLEAVRKRPGMYIGSTSSRGLHHLVYEIVDNSIDEALAGFCKNIEVTINEDNSITVIDDGRGMPTGIHPKMGKSTVEVIMTVLHAGGKFGGGGYKVSGGLHGVGASVVNALSEWCEVTVKREGAIWQQKYSRGNVLSELSKIGESDEHGTQVKFKPDLEIFEETEYDFDILSNRLRELAFLNKGISITLKDKREDEERVENYLYEGGIKEFVLYLNRNKEVLHPEPIYVEGEKDGIIAEISLQYNDGYSENLYSFANNIDTIEGGTHLAGFKTALTRVINDYAKKFGHIKENDKNLSGDDIREGLTAVVSIKISEPQFEGQTKTKLGNSEVRGIVDSILAEGASVFLEENPNVGKIIIEKALMAARARDAARKARELTRKSVLERSSLPGKLADCSSKDPMECEIYIVEGDSAGGSAKQGRDRKFQAILPLKGKIMNVEKQRLDKILNSDSIRSMVTAFGAGIGKDFDLEKIRYNRIIIMTDADVDGAHIRTLLLTFFYRYMRELLEQGHVYIAQPPLYQVKKNKKEYYAYSDQELEKLLIEVGGKDNSTNIQRYKGLGEMNATQLWETTMDPERRVLLKATIEDAIAADEIFTILMGDKVEPRREFITKNAKKVSNLDI
- the gyrA gene encoding DNA gyrase subunit A; protein product: MSLNEGKVIPVDINREMKKCYIDYAMSVIVGRALPDVRDGLKPVHRRILYSMQELGLSPEKGYRKCARIVGEVLGKYHPHGDSSVYDALVRMAQDFSMRYMLVDGHGNFGSVDGDNAAAMRYTEAKMNKIAAEMLRDINKDTVNFIPNFDGEEKEPEVLPSRYPNLLVNGSSGIAVGMATNIPPHNLGEVIDGTIMLIDNPETTVLELMTLIKGPDFPTGATIMGKAGIRAAYETGKGRIVVRAKAEIEEENNRHKIVVTEIPYQVNKAKLIENIADLVKDKKIVGISDLRDESDREGMRIVIELKKDANPNVVLNLLYKHTKMQDTFGVIMLALVNNEPQILNLKQVLDNYITFQKEVITRRTTFELNKAEARAHILEGLRIALDNIDEVISIIRSSKTSEIAKNTLIERFDLSDKQATAILEMRLRRLTGLERDKIEEEYAELMKLIDYLNSILASEEKLLSVIKDELLQIKAKYNDERRTSIEKVVNEIDIEDLIQEEEVVVTLTHTGYIKRISADTYSAQRRGGRGIQAMSTKEDDFVEHVNITSTHSDVLFFTNRGRVYKLRAYEIPDAGRTAKGTNIINLIAIEQDERIETVLTVRDDVSDGFLFMGTKQGLVKKTPLSDFKNLRKNGLIAINLRDGDELLKVKVTRGDADIIIATQDGNAIKFNEQDVRPMGRTAAGVKSINLREDDVAVCMDIAVEGEDLLVISENGFGKRTPVSEYKRQKRGGTGLITYKISEKTGKLVGATVCKVEDELMLINTSGVAIRINVLDISVTSRSAMGVTLMRTSEEEQVVAIAKITGGDEEKDVQISMDENNSEVAVETSEAVLDGNKEIDNNLNELIERSEEDN